The following proteins come from a genomic window of Triticum aestivum cultivar Chinese Spring chromosome 6A, IWGSC CS RefSeq v2.1, whole genome shotgun sequence:
- the LOC123127613 gene encoding uncharacterized protein, whose translation MPTELKRTVEDGDDSTSTRLRQKIVVPEKPVYLVVAHKAEPAYSILSVGTMAPKIPLHLSQRGMSFTAMESPQGSWIVVVGGDEQIHTTIFDVTASKEWQGPWLHTNKMEPILFPHRDQLYVLSSHPSVKRGAMGLDYLPWFEQIKTSRTAALTKPRFA comes from the coding sequence ATGCCGACCGAGCTGAAGCGCaccgtggaggatggtgatgattccACTTCCACCCGTCTTCGCCAGAAAATCGTAGTTCCAGAAAAGCCGGTCTATCTGGTGGTGGCGCACAAGGCGGAGCCAGCGTACTCCATCCTCAGTGTTGGCACAATGGCGCCTAAGATCCCACTGCACCTTAGCCAACGCGGCATGTCGTTCACTGCCATGGAGTCGCCGCAGGGGTCCTGGATCGTTGTCGTGGGCGGGGACGAGCAGATTCACACCACCATCTTCGATGTCACGGCCTCCAAGGAGTGGCAGGGCCCGTGGCTCCATACCAATAAGATGGAGCCCATCCTGTTTCCACACCGCGACCAGCTCTACGTGCTCTCGAGCCACCCCTCCGTGAAGAGGGGGGCGATGGGGCTCGACTACCTTCCCTGGTTTGAGCAGATTAAGACTTCGAGGACGGCCGCCCTAACCAAGCCgaggtttgcctag